One region of Ornithinibacter aureus genomic DNA includes:
- a CDS encoding 5-formyltetrahydrofolate cyclo-ligase: MARDPVKTARRASLRARRRDLAAARDTARDDRDLAGHVGALVDTLGLGRGSVVTSYASIPGEPPTARVNAMLAERGIRVLLPITLPDLDLDWHDAADPDEQPLGRDAVARVDLVLAPGLAVDHSGTRMGQGGGCYDRALTRCDPQPPTVVLLHPGELVAVDDAPLPREPHDRGVDAVLTAEGLVDLGISPWSSPRGAG, translated from the coding sequence ATGGCACGTGATCCGGTCAAGACCGCCCGGCGGGCGAGCCTGCGAGCGCGCCGACGCGACCTCGCGGCAGCCCGCGACACCGCCCGGGACGACCGCGACCTCGCCGGGCACGTGGGCGCTCTCGTGGACACGCTGGGGTTGGGCCGGGGCTCGGTCGTCACGTCGTACGCGTCGATCCCCGGTGAACCACCCACGGCGAGGGTCAACGCGATGCTGGCGGAGCGCGGCATCCGGGTCCTGCTGCCCATCACCCTGCCCGACCTCGACCTCGACTGGCACGATGCCGCCGACCCCGACGAGCAGCCGCTGGGCCGCGACGCCGTCGCGCGCGTCGACCTGGTCCTCGCGCCCGGCCTGGCCGTCGACCACTCGGGCACGCGGATGGGTCAGGGCGGAGGGTGCTACGACCGGGCCCTCACGCGGTGCGACCCCCAGCCACCGACCGTCGTGCTGCTCCACCCGGGGGAACTCGTCGCCGTCGACGACGCACCGCTGCCGCGCGAGCCCCACGACCGTGGCGTCGACGCCGTCCTGACCGCCGAGGGGCTGGTCGACCTCGGGATCAGCCCGTGGTCGAGCCCTCGGGGCGCAGGGTGA
- a CDS encoding UTP--glucose-1-phosphate uridylyltransferase: MTTQGLEAATEKMRSAGVPGVAIDVFSRFHEQVRSQVTGLIPEDSISPLEQVTRLDDVVAGSAGAIDDVAIREALGRTVIVKLNGGLGTGMGIRGPKSALPVRDGLTFLDIIARQVLALRRRHDVETPLLLMNSFRTREQSLDILGRYDDLPVDDLPLDFLQSMEPKLRADDLSPVQWPDDPELEWCPPGHGDLYVALYTSGLLDRLRERGYRYAFLSNADNLGATCEGAVPAWMAENGIPYVTEVCPRTHNDRKGGHLAVRRSDGRLVLRDSAAVAPGEDHYFQDTERHPWFHANNLWIDLDVLARHLGERGGILGLPIIVNRKTVDPTRPDSTPVIQIESSMGAAVELFEGSRALAVDRSRFRPVKTTNELLLIGSDLYRLTPECEVESTITHPEPFIDLGPAYRHVEGFEQRFPRGVPSIRECTSLRVEADATFGADVVCTGDVRVTGGVRTIPDGARLEGDV, encoded by the coding sequence ATGACGACGCAGGGGCTTGAGGCGGCCACGGAGAAGATGCGTTCGGCGGGGGTTCCCGGGGTGGCGATCGACGTGTTCAGCCGGTTCCACGAGCAGGTGCGCTCGCAGGTGACCGGGCTGATCCCGGAGGACAGCATCAGCCCCCTCGAGCAGGTCACCCGCCTCGACGACGTCGTCGCGGGGTCTGCCGGTGCGATCGACGACGTCGCGATCCGGGAGGCGCTGGGGCGCACCGTGATCGTCAAGCTCAACGGCGGCCTCGGCACGGGGATGGGGATCCGGGGGCCCAAGTCGGCCCTGCCGGTGCGCGACGGCCTGACCTTCCTCGACATCATCGCCCGCCAGGTCCTGGCCCTGCGTCGACGCCATGACGTCGAGACCCCGTTGCTGCTGATGAACTCGTTCCGCACGCGCGAGCAGTCCCTGGACATCCTCGGGCGCTACGACGACCTGCCGGTCGACGACCTGCCGCTGGACTTCCTCCAGAGCATGGAGCCCAAGCTGCGCGCCGACGACCTCTCCCCGGTGCAGTGGCCGGATGACCCCGAGCTCGAGTGGTGCCCTCCCGGTCACGGCGACCTGTACGTCGCGCTCTACACCTCGGGCCTGCTCGACCGCCTGCGCGAGCGCGGTTACCGCTACGCCTTCCTGTCCAACGCCGACAACCTCGGCGCCACGTGTGAGGGCGCCGTTCCCGCGTGGATGGCCGAGAACGGCATCCCCTACGTCACCGAGGTCTGCCCGCGAACGCACAACGATCGCAAGGGTGGGCACCTCGCCGTCAGGCGCAGCGACGGACGGCTCGTACTGCGTGACAGCGCGGCGGTCGCGCCCGGCGAGGACCACTACTTCCAGGACACCGAGCGTCACCCCTGGTTCCACGCGAACAACCTCTGGATCGATCTCGACGTCCTCGCACGGCACCTCGGTGAGCGCGGCGGCATCCTCGGTCTACCGATCATCGTCAACCGCAAGACCGTCGACCCGACCCGGCCGGACAGCACCCCCGTCATCCAGATCGAGTCGTCGATGGGGGCAGCGGTCGAGCTGTTCGAGGGCTCGCGGGCGCTGGCCGTCGATCGCAGCAGGTTCCGCCCCGTCAAGACGACGAACGAGCTGCTGCTCATCGGCTCGGACCTCTACCGGCTCACCCCCGAGTGCGAGGTCGAGTCGACGATCACCCACCCGGAGCCGTTCATCGACCTCGGCCCCGCCTACCGGCACGTCGAGGGGTTCGAGCAGCGGTTCCCGCGCGGCGTCCCGTCGATTCGTGAGTGCACGAGCCTGCGCGTGGAGGCGGACGCGACGTTCGGCGCCGACGTCGTGTGCACCG